In one window of Methanoculleus chikugoensis DNA:
- a CDS encoding MATE family efflux transporter, which produces MSEITAITSEPAERRDTITEGVAVLTGDPKRAIFKIAGPIMVAMLFQATYNLADAVWVAGLGSDALAAIGFVTPIFLILVGLGNGLGAGVISAASRRIGAGDRAGADNVAMHGIAVVLALAAVATPALLLFIEPLVLALGAGETAAYAVEYGSIVFAGTVFILLSDILYAVFTGEGSTRRTMYAVAASAVLNIVLDPILIYGAGMGVAGAAWATLISMAAVCALLLYWFLVRKDTYITLDWRRFTPDGRTAMDIFGVGIPASLEFVLMSVTAMVVNGLLVHVSGPDAVAVYTGGWRIVFFALIPFIAMSIAVVSVSGAAYGGRKHDNLRVAHSFSVRSGILIGIGLSVATWLLAPAISGIFAYSTGSMHLAGGITAFLMTMCFFYPFVSPGMMSAGVFEGTGKGLFALAVEFFRNLGAIVVFAYVFAIVMDLGETGVWWGVVVGNILGAFVGYGWARIYIARLIAVSRKRGAVAA; this is translated from the coding sequence ATGAGTGAAATCACCGCCATCACCTCCGAACCGGCAGAACGCCGGGACACAATCACCGAAGGAGTCGCCGTTCTCACCGGTGACCCCAAACGCGCCATCTTCAAGATTGCCGGCCCGATCATGGTCGCCATGCTCTTTCAGGCCACCTACAACCTCGCCGACGCCGTCTGGGTCGCGGGCCTCGGCTCGGATGCCCTTGCCGCCATTGGGTTCGTCACCCCGATCTTCCTGATCCTCGTCGGCCTCGGGAACGGCCTTGGGGCCGGCGTCATCTCGGCCGCCTCCCGCCGCATCGGGGCCGGGGACAGGGCCGGAGCAGACAACGTCGCCATGCACGGCATCGCCGTCGTGCTCGCCCTCGCAGCCGTCGCAACCCCCGCGCTCCTCCTCTTCATCGAGCCGCTCGTCCTGGCTCTCGGGGCCGGAGAGACCGCGGCATACGCCGTCGAATACGGCAGCATCGTCTTTGCCGGAACCGTGTTCATCCTCCTCTCCGACATCCTCTATGCCGTCTTCACGGGCGAAGGGAGCACCCGGAGGACGATGTACGCCGTCGCCGCCTCCGCCGTCCTCAACATCGTCCTCGACCCCATCCTCATCTACGGCGCGGGCATGGGCGTTGCCGGTGCCGCATGGGCGACGCTCATCTCGATGGCCGCCGTCTGCGCCCTCCTCCTCTACTGGTTCCTGGTCAGGAAGGACACCTACATCACCCTCGACTGGAGGCGCTTCACGCCCGACGGACGCACGGCAATGGACATCTTCGGCGTCGGGATCCCCGCAAGCCTTGAGTTCGTGCTGATGTCGGTCACCGCAATGGTCGTCAACGGGCTCCTCGTCCACGTCTCCGGGCCCGATGCCGTCGCCGTCTACACCGGCGGTTGGCGGATCGTCTTCTTCGCCCTGATCCCCTTCATCGCCATGTCCATCGCCGTCGTCTCGGTCTCGGGGGCGGCCTACGGCGGCAGGAAGCACGACAACCTCAGGGTCGCCCACTCCTTTTCGGTCCGCTCGGGCATCCTCATCGGCATCGGCCTCTCCGTCGCCACCTGGCTCCTCGCGCCCGCCATCTCCGGGATCTTCGCCTACTCGACGGGCAGCATGCACCTTGCGGGCGGGATCACCGCCTTCCTGATGACGATGTGCTTCTTCTACCCCTTCGTCTCACCGGGTATGATGTCCGCCGGAGTCTTCGAGGGGACGGGAAAGGGTCTCTTCGCCCTTGCCGTCGAGTTCTTCAGAAACCTCGGCGCCATCGTGGTCTTCGCCTACGTCTTTGCGATCGTCATGGACCTCGGCGAGACCGGGGTTTGGTGGGGGGTTGTCGTCGGCAACATCCTCGGCGCGTTTGTCGGATACGGCTGGGCCCGGATCTACATCGCCCGTCTCATTGCCGTGAGCCGGAAACGGGGCGCGGTGGCCGCCTGA
- a CDS encoding diphthine--ammonia ligase yields the protein MRLGVLFSGGKDSLFACWKAMQKEEVICLITVVSRNPESYMFHTPNIRLAALQAEAAGLPLVEVETAGEKEAELLDLERALLAAREQYGIEGIVTGAILSVYQATRVQRICRELELWCFNPLWLADQEAYMEELIDAGFTVVIAGVFSAPFDESWLGREIDRRTLDELRAIARKYRVTLTGEGGEFETFVVDAPFFAQRIAIEEASKVYRNYNGVLRIERAGLVAK from the coding sequence ATGAGACTCGGCGTGCTCTTCTCCGGCGGGAAAGACTCCCTCTTCGCCTGCTGGAAGGCGATGCAGAAGGAAGAGGTGATCTGCCTGATCACGGTCGTCTCCAGGAACCCGGAGAGTTACATGTTCCACACCCCGAACATCCGTCTCGCCGCACTGCAGGCCGAAGCGGCGGGACTCCCCCTCGTGGAGGTGGAGACGGCGGGGGAGAAGGAGGCGGAACTCCTCGACCTCGAACGGGCTCTTCTCGCCGCCAGGGAACAGTACGGGATCGAAGGGATCGTCACCGGGGCGATCCTCTCGGTCTACCAGGCGACACGGGTTCAGCGGATATGCCGCGAACTGGAGCTCTGGTGCTTCAACCCGCTCTGGCTCGCCGACCAGGAGGCCTACATGGAAGAACTCATCGATGCCGGGTTTACGGTCGTCATCGCGGGCGTCTTCTCTGCCCCCTTCGACGAATCCTGGCTCGGGAGAGAGATCGACCGCCGTACCCTCGACGAACTCCGGGCGATCGCACGGAAGTACCGGGTCACCCTCACCGGCGAAGGAGGAGAGTTCGAGACGTTCGTCGTCGACGCCCCCTTCTTCGCTCAAAGGATCGCGATCGAGGAGGCGTCGAAGGTCTACCGGAACTACAACGGCGTCCTGCGGATCGAACGTGCCGGGCTGGTGGCGAAATGA
- a CDS encoding type 1 glutamine amidotransferase, producing MILVVDLSCRDGSLSRDEFVAPVERLLCRNGVAFTTRHYTAVGAPEIESADAAILCGTALMDTGYMEHPELFRWLLSFERQVLGISSGMLALAAAFGGSTEPCREIGMTDVNVLAPDPLFFGREVFSAYAVHDYAVRVPGEFVALAASDRCVQAIRHRSLPLYGLLFHPEVRNEWIVERFCELVDRQSP from the coding sequence ATGATCCTGGTCGTCGACCTCTCCTGCCGGGACGGCTCGCTCTCCCGTGACGAGTTCGTAGCGCCGGTCGAACGGCTCCTCTGCCGGAACGGGGTGGCGTTTACAACCCGCCACTACACCGCCGTCGGCGCACCGGAGATTGAGAGTGCGGATGCGGCGATCCTCTGCGGCACGGCGCTGATGGATACCGGCTATATGGAGCACCCGGAACTGTTCCGGTGGCTTCTCTCGTTCGAGCGGCAGGTGCTCGGGATATCCTCCGGGATGCTGGCGCTCGCGGCGGCGTTCGGCGGCAGCACCGAGCCGTGCCGCGAGATCGGCATGACCGACGTAAACGTGCTCGCGCCCGATCCCCTCTTTTTCGGGCGAGAGGTCTTTTCCGCCTACGCGGTGCACGATTACGCGGTGCGGGTTCCCGGGGAGTTCGTAGCGCTCGCCGCGTCCGACCGATGCGTCCAGGCGATCCGGCACCGCTCCCTCCCCCTCTACGGGCTCCTCTTCCACCCCGAGGTCAGGAACGAGTGGATCGTCGAGCGGTTCTGCGAGCTGGTAGATCGTCAGAGCCCGTAA
- the mmp10 gene encoding methyl coenzyme M reductase-arginine methyltransferase Mmp10 (Mmp10 (methanogenesis marker protein 10) is a cobalamin-requiring radical SAM methyltransferase that creates the methylarginine modification to methyl coenzyme M reductase.): MSHLTVDLGGRPGLDCRGFCSYCYFKHVEGTTAFGCKYCLPFQKGCDYCTRGVREGYEGFKSLRTVADETLANLQVMSDDVDRITISGGGDPSCYPEFGDLVELLGSMEVPLHIGYTSGKGFDDPAVADHLIENGLSEVSYTVFAADPELRRQWMHDPTPEASLAVLDRLCGAIDVYAAAVVVPGVNDGEVLEETCAWLEERGAKGLILMRFANRTDQGLILGNTPILEGQRVHTVDEFHEMVTDLNNRFSMKISGTPLGDPSIGSPFALLHEPDLLKKLPRVRKRATVITGSVAAPFLQRLLSIRGSISRVVAVKKEIACLITADDLAGVNLSRLEDVVILPGRAFVHDAEARAILSADGVDREVVRGPETLTADAETSMGMTRTEVLDKEMEGFAALINTINRYGL, encoded by the coding sequence ATGTCGCATCTCACCGTCGATCTCGGGGGCCGGCCCGGCCTCGACTGCCGGGGATTCTGTTCGTACTGCTACTTCAAACACGTCGAGGGGACGACCGCGTTCGGCTGCAAATACTGCCTCCCCTTCCAGAAGGGCTGCGACTACTGCACCCGGGGGGTGCGGGAAGGCTACGAGGGGTTCAAGAGCCTCCGGACGGTCGCCGACGAGACGCTCGCAAACCTCCAGGTGATGAGCGACGACGTCGACCGGATCACCATCAGCGGCGGCGGCGACCCGAGCTGCTACCCGGAGTTCGGCGACCTCGTCGAACTGCTCGGCAGCATGGAGGTGCCGCTCCACATCGGCTACACCAGCGGCAAGGGGTTCGACGACCCGGCCGTCGCCGACCACCTCATCGAGAACGGTCTATCCGAGGTCTCTTACACGGTCTTTGCCGCCGACCCCGAACTCCGGCGGCAGTGGATGCACGACCCGACGCCGGAAGCCTCGCTCGCGGTTCTCGACCGGCTCTGCGGCGCAATCGACGTCTACGCCGCGGCGGTCGTCGTCCCGGGCGTCAACGACGGCGAGGTCCTCGAAGAGACCTGCGCGTGGCTGGAGGAGCGCGGCGCCAAAGGGCTTATCCTGATGCGGTTTGCGAACCGGACCGACCAGGGTCTGATCCTCGGCAACACGCCCATCCTCGAGGGGCAGCGGGTTCACACCGTCGACGAGTTCCACGAGATGGTGACGGACTTGAACAATCGGTTCTCGATGAAGATCAGCGGAACCCCGCTTGGTGACCCCTCGATAGGCTCGCCGTTCGCGCTCCTTCACGAGCCCGACCTCTTGAAGAAACTCCCCCGTGTCCGGAAGCGCGCGACGGTGATCACCGGGAGCGTCGCGGCCCCATTCCTCCAGCGGCTCCTCTCGATCCGCGGCTCGATCTCAAGGGTCGTTGCGGTCAAAAAGGAGATCGCCTGCCTCATCACCGCCGACGACCTCGCCGGGGTGAACCTGTCCAGACTCGAAGACGTCGTTATCCTCCCCGGCCGGGCGTTCGTCCACGACGCTGAGGCGAGAGCGATCCTCTCCGCCGACGGCGTCGACCGCGAGGTGGTGCGCGGCCCCGAGACGCTGACCGCCGACGCGGAGACGAGCATGGGCATGACCCGGACGGAAGTGCTCGATAAGGAGATGGAAGGGTTCGCGGCCCTGATCAACACGATCAACCGTTACGGGCTCTGA
- a CDS encoding DUF504 domain-containing protein: MRTSHRLLLRFYHDPGYDFSRVEVEYVDRGAPGDRSTVRGDRVVALDAQYLEVDAGTHVACIPYHRVRRILYDGDVIWTREA; this comes from the coding sequence ATGCGGACGAGCCACCGGCTGCTGCTCCGGTTCTATCACGACCCCGGCTACGACTTCTCCCGGGTCGAGGTCGAGTACGTCGACCGGGGGGCGCCCGGCGACCGCTCGACGGTCCGGGGCGACCGGGTCGTCGCGCTCGATGCGCAGTACCTGGAGGTGGACGCCGGGACGCATGTGGCGTGTATTCCGTATCATAGGGTCCGGCGGATACTGTATGACGGTGATGTCATCTGGACGAGGGAGGCGTGA
- a CDS encoding phosphoribosylformylglycinamidine synthase subunit PurL — protein MASYVHRIEVQYSRDPRLPTRTERFRSLGFPLRELHLVDVYTIATARRDFSPEELSQIGAQLSNPVVQRYSVDRPTEADFDCAIEVGFLPGVTDNAGTTARQTIEDYFGFRFGEGEAVFSSQLYLVSGDLTPETLQRLTAALANPLVNRVHIRSREEYAGKGMDAITPFVHLHDLQAAGTVDLDLPDAELARIGKEGILDPGTGERRGPLALDLAQLHAIRDYFRGLGRKPTDVELESLAQTWSEHCKHTIFASAMDDDVPRGLYKTCIQAATNTIRKEKGDDDICVSVFTDNSGAIVFDDEHLVTCKVETHNSPSALDPFGGALTGIVGVNRDTIGFGLGAKPCINIYGYCVGDPDTEPALFRGKNRTNPILPPRRIFEGVVRGIDVGGNCSGIPTPQGWCYFHDRYVGKPLVFAGTVGVMPRANNGKNLHEKQALPGDLIVMVGGRVGKDGIHGATFSSEALDPASPVTAVQIGDPITQKKFSDVIVKEARDLDLYRSITDNGAGGISCSVAEMARESGGCHVLLDRVPLKYPGMAPWEIWISESQERMTLAVPEEKIEAFMNLMKRREVEATVIGTFTDTGRCVVEYNGEAVMDVDLDFLHDGLPKKHLITEPVETAYPEPDFVCPDRLDDLLLAMLKRKNICSKEFISTRYDHTVQGGHVLGPVQGAGRVQATATLTKVVPGSMKGVGLSQGLFPSYSELDPYRMALAAIDAAVRGLIAIGVPLATIALLDNFCWCSSDEPERLWQLKRAAFGCYDGAVNFGTPYISGKDSMFNDFSGFDADSNPVKVSVPPTLLITSIGVHPDVTTAVSMDAKFDGDIVYVVGETGEELGGSEYLAHLGIEGGAVPSLDIETAKVRYGRMTNAIEKGLLASAFPVTHGGLLVALAKVAIAGRAGMDIAIPGGMRTDTYLLSESLGRLIVTVAPGDREAFEEIFGSDAHLLGRVGGETFRVSAGGKTLIEQPVTTMETAYKAPFGGY, from the coding sequence ATGGCCTCGTACGTCCACCGGATAGAGGTACAATATTCCCGCGATCCACGGCTGCCGACGCGTACCGAGAGGTTCCGCTCGCTGGGCTTCCCCCTGCGCGAGCTGCATCTCGTCGATGTCTATACCATAGCGACCGCCCGGAGGGACTTCTCCCCCGAGGAACTCTCGCAGATCGGCGCGCAGCTCAGCAACCCCGTCGTCCAGCGGTACTCCGTAGACCGGCCGACCGAGGCCGACTTCGACTGCGCCATCGAGGTCGGGTTCCTGCCCGGGGTCACCGACAACGCCGGGACGACGGCAAGACAGACCATCGAGGACTACTTCGGGTTCCGGTTCGGCGAGGGGGAGGCGGTCTTCTCGTCGCAGCTCTACCTCGTCTCCGGCGACCTCACACCCGAAACCCTCCAGAGGCTCACCGCCGCCCTCGCGAACCCGCTCGTCAACCGCGTCCACATCAGGAGCCGCGAGGAGTACGCCGGGAAGGGGATGGACGCGATCACGCCCTTCGTCCACCTCCACGACCTGCAGGCCGCCGGGACCGTCGACCTCGACCTCCCCGATGCGGAACTCGCCCGCATCGGAAAAGAGGGGATCCTGGACCCCGGGACAGGGGAGCGGCGCGGGCCGCTCGCGCTCGACCTCGCCCAACTCCACGCAATCCGCGACTACTTCCGGGGGCTCGGGCGGAAGCCGACGGACGTCGAACTCGAGTCGCTCGCCCAGACCTGGAGCGAGCACTGCAAGCACACCATCTTTGCTTCAGCCATGGACGACGACGTCCCACGCGGGCTCTACAAGACCTGCATCCAGGCCGCCACCAATACTATCCGCAAAGAGAAGGGCGACGACGACATCTGCGTCTCGGTCTTCACCGACAACTCCGGCGCCATCGTCTTCGACGACGAGCACCTCGTGACCTGCAAGGTCGAGACGCACAACTCCCCCTCCGCCCTCGACCCCTTCGGCGGCGCTCTCACCGGGATCGTCGGGGTGAACCGCGACACCATCGGGTTCGGCCTCGGCGCCAAACCCTGCATCAACATCTACGGCTACTGCGTCGGCGACCCCGACACCGAACCGGCGCTCTTCCGCGGCAAGAACCGGACGAACCCCATCCTCCCTCCCCGGAGGATCTTCGAGGGCGTCGTCCGCGGCATCGACGTCGGCGGCAACTGCTCGGGCATCCCGACGCCGCAGGGATGGTGCTACTTCCACGACCGCTACGTCGGTAAACCCCTCGTTTTCGCGGGCACCGTCGGCGTGATGCCGCGCGCCAACAACGGGAAAAACCTCCACGAGAAGCAGGCCCTCCCCGGCGATCTCATCGTCATGGTCGGCGGCAGGGTCGGCAAGGACGGCATCCACGGCGCCACCTTCTCTTCAGAAGCCCTCGACCCCGCGAGCCCCGTGACCGCGGTCCAGATCGGCGACCCGATCACCCAGAAGAAATTCTCCGACGTCATCGTCAAGGAAGCCCGCGACCTCGACCTCTACCGGAGCATCACCGACAACGGGGCGGGAGGAATCTCCTGCTCCGTCGCGGAGATGGCACGGGAGTCGGGCGGGTGCCATGTCCTCCTCGACCGTGTGCCGCTGAAGTACCCCGGCATGGCGCCGTGGGAGATCTGGATCTCCGAGTCGCAGGAGCGGATGACCCTCGCCGTCCCGGAAGAGAAGATCGAGGCGTTCATGAACCTGATGAAGAGGAGGGAGGTCGAGGCGACCGTCATCGGGACGTTCACCGATACGGGGAGATGCGTCGTGGAGTACAACGGCGAAGCCGTCATGGACGTCGACCTCGACTTCCTCCACGACGGCCTGCCGAAGAAGCACCTCATAACAGAGCCCGTGGAGACGGCCTATCCCGAGCCCGACTTCGTCTGCCCCGACCGGCTCGACGACCTCCTCCTCGCGATGCTCAAAAGGAAGAACATCTGCTCCAAAGAGTTCATCTCGACCCGGTACGACCACACCGTCCAGGGCGGGCACGTCCTCGGGCCGGTGCAGGGAGCCGGGCGGGTCCAGGCCACGGCCACCCTGACGAAGGTCGTCCCCGGCTCGATGAAGGGCGTGGGGCTCTCGCAGGGCCTCTTCCCGTCCTACTCGGAGCTCGACCCCTACCGCATGGCGCTCGCCGCGATCGATGCGGCGGTCCGGGGGCTGATCGCGATCGGCGTCCCGCTCGCGACCATCGCGCTCCTCGACAACTTCTGCTGGTGCTCCTCAGACGAGCCAGAGAGGCTCTGGCAGCTCAAGCGCGCCGCGTTCGGGTGCTATGACGGCGCGGTCAACTTCGGGACGCCGTATATCTCCGGGAAAGACAGCATGTTCAACGACTTCTCCGGGTTCGACGCCGACTCGAACCCCGTGAAGGTCTCCGTGCCGCCGACGCTCCTCATCACCTCGATCGGCGTCCATCCCGACGTCACCACCGCGGTATCGATGGACGCAAAGTTCGACGGTGACATCGTCTACGTCGTGGGGGAGACCGGGGAGGAACTCGGCGGGTCGGAGTACCTCGCGCACCTCGGCATCGAGGGGGGCGCGGTCCCGTCCCTCGATATCGAGACGGCAAAGGTGCGCTACGGCCGGATGACCAACGCGATCGAGAAAGGGCTTCTCGCCTCCGCCTTCCCCGTCACCCACGGGGGGCTCCTCGTCGCCCTTGCAAAGGTCGCGATCGCCGGAAGAGCCGGCATGGACATCGCCATACCCGGCGGGATGCGCACGGACACCTACCTCCTCTCGGAGTCGCTCGGGCGGCTCATTGTCACGGTCGCCCCCGGCGACCGCGAAGCCTTCGAGGAGATCTTCGGCAGCGACGCGCACCTCCTCGGCCGTGTCGGCGGCGAAACGTTCCGGGTATCGGCAGGAGGAAAAACCCTCATCGAGCAGCCGGTGACGACAATGGAAACTGCGTACAAAGCGCCTTTCGGGGGGTACTGA
- a CDS encoding phosphoribosylformylglycinamidine synthase subunit PurQ yields the protein MARANNPRALIMSGYGLNSEMETAEALMRAGMASDIVHINDLIAGEKTLSDYRLMVFPGGFSYGDDTGAGNAYANRVRNNLWSDVKEFLAGDNLVLGICNGFQILANLGLVPAFDWDRPREIALMPNRKGVLECRFVTLKPAADNLWTRGISHLYCPVSHGEGNFSCSEETLKRIEREGMVAFRYSRDDLSPAGGEYPYNPNGALADIAGVTSADGKVLGLMPHPERAMEFVNLYDWPTRKERLKREGKPLPTESMNMQFFRNIVDYFGR from the coding sequence ATGGCTCGCGCAAACAATCCAAGGGCCCTCATCATGAGCGGCTACGGGCTCAACTCCGAGATGGAGACGGCGGAAGCCCTGATGCGGGCGGGCATGGCGTCCGACATCGTCCACATCAACGACCTCATCGCGGGGGAGAAAACCCTCTCCGACTACCGGCTGATGGTCTTCCCCGGCGGGTTCTCCTACGGCGACGACACCGGCGCCGGCAACGCCTACGCAAACCGCGTGAGAAACAACCTCTGGAGCGACGTAAAGGAGTTCCTCGCGGGCGACAACCTCGTCCTCGGGATCTGCAACGGGTTCCAGATCCTCGCGAACCTCGGCCTCGTTCCGGCGTTCGACTGGGACCGTCCCCGCGAGATCGCCCTGATGCCGAACAGGAAGGGCGTGCTGGAGTGCCGGTTCGTCACCCTGAAGCCCGCCGCGGATAACCTCTGGACGCGGGGCATCTCGCACCTTTACTGCCCCGTCTCCCACGGTGAAGGGAACTTCTCCTGTTCGGAGGAGACCCTGAAGCGGATCGAGCGGGAGGGGATGGTCGCCTTCCGGTACTCGCGCGACGACCTCTCCCCCGCGGGAGGGGAGTACCCCTACAACCCGAACGGGGCGCTCGCGGACATCGCCGGAGTAACGTCGGCGGACGGCAAAGTTCTCGGGCTGATGCCGCACCCCGAGCGGGCGATGGAGTTCGTGAACCTCTACGACTGGCCGACCCGGAAAGAGCGGCTTAAACGCGAGGGAAAACCGCTGCCCACCGAGTCGATGAACATGCAGTTCTTCCGTAACATCGTCGATTACTTCGGAAGATAA
- a CDS encoding DNA-methyltransferase: MIGVTNKERGVGGLAVNTIHTMDCIEGMRRLAEGAVEIIVTSPPYNIGKAYNSYDDKKPREDYLDWIGEVAAGAARVLADDGSFFLNIGGKPRDPWIPFDVVQRFRAHFELQNVIHWVKSIAIEKGDVGDYEKIAGDIAVGHYQPVNSARYLSQCHEHIFHFTKKGDVALDKLGVGVPYQDKSNIGRWKAAERDLRDRGNTWFIPYRTIRSSRPHPTSFPEKLPEMCIRLHGCRPGTLVMDPFMGIGSTALAALALGADYIGFEIDPEYRAIAESRIAEVRRGRDQDEN, encoded by the coding sequence ATGATCGGAGTGACAAACAAGGAGAGAGGGGTGGGCGGGCTTGCCGTCAACACCATCCATACCATGGACTGTATCGAGGGTATGCGGCGCCTGGCGGAGGGGGCCGTCGAGATCATCGTCACGTCGCCGCCCTACAACATCGGGAAGGCCTACAACTCCTACGACGACAAAAAACCCCGCGAGGACTACCTCGACTGGATCGGGGAGGTCGCCGCCGGGGCGGCGCGGGTCCTCGCCGACGACGGTTCGTTCTTCCTCAATATCGGCGGCAAACCCCGGGACCCCTGGATCCCCTTCGACGTCGTCCAGCGGTTCCGCGCTCACTTCGAACTGCAGAACGTCATCCACTGGGTCAAGTCGATCGCGATCGAAAAGGGGGACGTGGGCGACTACGAGAAGATCGCCGGTGATATTGCCGTCGGCCATTACCAGCCGGTGAACAGCGCCCGCTACCTGAGCCAGTGCCACGAGCACATCTTCCACTTCACGAAGAAGGGCGACGTGGCGCTCGACAAACTCGGCGTCGGCGTGCCCTATCAGGACAAGAGCAACATCGGCCGGTGGAAGGCGGCGGAGCGCGACCTCCGCGACCGGGGGAACACCTGGTTCATCCCCTACCGGACGATCCGCTCCTCCCGGCCGCACCCGACCAGTTTCCCGGAGAAACTCCCGGAGATGTGCATCCGGCTCCACGGCTGCCGGCCCGGGACGCTCGTCATGGATCCGTTCATGGGCATCGGGAGCACGGCGCTTGCGGCACTTGCCCTCGGCGCGGACTACATCGGGTTTGAGATCGACCCCGAATACCGGGCAATCGCGGAGAGCCGGATCGCCGAGGTACGCCGCGGAAGAGATCAGGACGAAAACTGA